The Caulifigura coniformis genome includes a region encoding these proteins:
- a CDS encoding sigma-70 family RNA polymerase sigma factor: protein MRRRFADTAETSLPVVDGFEEGVSSGEEARQAEFLGLYTRNYRSVYGLLLAFVADPAAADDLMQQTSMLLWAKYSEFDGEGEAPHEEFGRWARTIARNVARNFRRLQHSRPVIFDDDLLAKIAWTRAAADELLELRRGALKSCLKHLPAADAALLQACYGGNSNPAEQAAGSGRTRDAVYKALRRIRVRLYRCVSHRLHQEER from the coding sequence GCCGATACGGCCGAGACGTCGCTGCCCGTCGTCGATGGGTTCGAGGAGGGTGTTTCCTCGGGGGAGGAGGCCCGGCAGGCGGAGTTTCTCGGCCTGTACACGCGGAATTATCGTTCGGTGTACGGGCTGTTGCTGGCGTTCGTGGCGGATCCGGCGGCGGCGGACGACCTGATGCAGCAGACGTCGATGCTGCTGTGGGCCAAGTATTCGGAGTTCGATGGCGAGGGGGAGGCTCCCCATGAGGAATTTGGCCGGTGGGCGCGGACGATCGCGAGGAACGTCGCCCGCAATTTCCGGAGGCTGCAGCACAGCCGGCCTGTGATTTTCGATGATGACCTGCTGGCCAAGATCGCTTGGACCCGGGCGGCGGCGGATGAACTGCTCGAACTGAGGCGAGGCGCGCTCAAGAGCTGCCTGAAGCACCTGCCGGCGGCCGACGCGGCGCTTCTGCAGGCGTGTTATGGAGGGAACTCGAATCCGGCGGAGCAGGCCGCCGGAAGCGGGCGGACCCGCGACGCCGTCTACAAGGCGCTTCGGCGAATCCGGGTGCGGTTGTACCGCTGCGTCAGCCATCGCCTGCACCAGGAGGAACGGTGA